In one window of Rhodanobacter sp. FDAARGOS 1247 DNA:
- the hemB gene encoding porphobilinogen synthase yields MSFPAIRMRRMRRMRRDAFSRALMREHTLLVSDLIMVAFVIEGEGQREAVPSMPGVDRLSIDELLKLGGECVRLGIPALALFPSPGADVKSLDASEAWNPDNLMHRATRALKARYPELGLIGDVALDPYTTHGQDGLIDDAGYVMNEPTVEALIKMSLAQAEAGMDFVAPSDMMDGRIGSIREALEDAGHIHTRILAYSAKYASAFYGPFRDAVGSSANLGKGNKHTYQMDVGNSDEALHEIELDIAEGADAVMVKPGMPYLDVLRRVKDTFGVPTFVYQVSGEYAMLKAASQNGWLDEKAVVLESLTAFKRAGADAILTYYAVDAAQWLRGER; encoded by the coding sequence ATGAGCTTCCCCGCCATCCGCATGCGCCGCATGCGCCGCATGCGCCGCGACGCCTTTTCCCGCGCCCTGATGCGCGAGCACACCTTGCTGGTCAGCGACCTGATCATGGTGGCCTTCGTGATCGAGGGCGAAGGCCAGCGCGAAGCGGTGCCGTCGATGCCCGGCGTGGATCGTCTCTCCATCGACGAGTTGCTGAAGCTGGGTGGCGAATGCGTGCGCCTGGGCATCCCCGCGCTGGCGCTGTTCCCGTCGCCCGGGGCCGACGTGAAATCACTCGACGCCAGCGAAGCGTGGAACCCCGACAACCTGATGCATCGCGCGACCCGCGCGCTGAAGGCGAGGTATCCCGAGCTGGGCCTGATCGGCGACGTCGCGCTCGACCCGTACACCACCCACGGCCAGGACGGCCTGATCGACGACGCCGGCTACGTGATGAACGAGCCCACCGTCGAGGCGCTGATCAAGATGTCGCTGGCCCAGGCCGAGGCCGGCATGGATTTCGTGGCGCCGTCGGACATGATGGACGGCCGCATCGGTTCCATCCGCGAAGCGCTGGAAGACGCCGGCCACATCCACACCCGCATCCTCGCCTATTCGGCGAAATACGCCTCCGCCTTCTACGGCCCGTTCCGCGACGCAGTCGGTTCGTCGGCCAACCTCGGCAAGGGCAACAAGCACACCTATCAGATGGACGTCGGCAACAGCGACGAAGCGCTGCACGAAATCGAGCTGGACATCGCCGAAGGCGCCGACGCGGTGATGGTGAAGCCGGGCATGCCGTATCTTGACGTGCTGCGCCGGGTGAAAGACACGTTCGGCGTGCCCACCTTCGTCTACCAGGTCAGCGGCGAGTACGCGATGCTGAAGGCGGCCTCGCAGAATGGATGGCTGGACGAGAAGGCCGTGGTGCTGGAGTCGCTGACGGCGTTCAAGCGCGCGGGAGCGGATGCGATTTTGACCTATTACGCGGTGGATGCGGCGCAGTGGCTGCGGGGAGAGCGATGA
- the pyrC gene encoding dihydroorotase encodes MTPTRLEITRPDDWHLHLRDGEALASVIGHTAERFARAIVMPNLKPPVTTVAQADDYRRRILASLPKGSSFQPLMTLYLTENTAVEEIARARASDSVFAVKYYPAGATTNSDSGVRELSRVYAVIEAMEKHELPLLLHGEVTDPDIDIFDRERVFIERHLLPLRERFPALRMVLEHITTRDAAEFVSGAPSNVAATITAHHLLLNRNALFEGGIRPHNYCAPILKRETHRAALLQAATSGDPHFFLGTDSAPHPREAKETGCGCAGLYTAHAALELYAEAFEQAGRLEQLEAFASFHGPDFYRLPRNTDRVVLERAPWTVPDEYPLAGSTCKPMRAGESVAWSVVGTTPR; translated from the coding sequence ATGACGCCAACCCGCCTGGAAATCACCCGCCCCGACGACTGGCACCTCCACCTCCGGGACGGCGAAGCGCTGGCCTCGGTGATCGGCCACACCGCCGAACGTTTCGCTCGCGCCATCGTGATGCCGAACCTGAAGCCGCCGGTGACCACGGTGGCGCAGGCCGATGACTACCGCCGCCGCATCCTGGCCAGTCTGCCGAAAGGCTCGAGTTTCCAGCCGCTGATGACGCTGTACCTCACCGAGAACACGGCGGTCGAGGAGATCGCGCGGGCCAGGGCCAGCGACAGCGTGTTCGCGGTGAAGTATTACCCGGCCGGCGCCACCACCAATTCCGATTCCGGTGTGCGCGAGCTGTCCCGGGTGTACGCCGTGATCGAGGCGATGGAGAAACACGAGCTGCCGCTGCTGCTGCATGGTGAGGTCACCGATCCGGATATCGACATCTTCGATCGCGAGCGGGTGTTCATCGAGCGTCACCTGTTGCCGCTGCGCGAACGCTTCCCCGCGCTGCGCATGGTGCTGGAACACATCACCACCCGCGACGCGGCCGAGTTCGTCAGCGGAGCGCCGAGCAACGTGGCGGCCACGATCACCGCCCATCACCTGCTGCTCAATCGCAACGCGTTGTTCGAAGGCGGCATCCGCCCGCACAATTACTGTGCGCCGATCCTCAAGCGCGAGACGCATCGCGCGGCCCTGCTGCAGGCGGCCACCAGCGGCGATCCGCACTTTTTTCTGGGCACGGACAGCGCGCCGCATCCGCGCGAGGCGAAGGAAACGGGTTGCGGCTGCGCTGGCTTGTACACGGCGCATGCTGCGCTGGAGCTGTATGCCGAGGCGTTCGAGCAGGCGGGCCGGCTGGAGCAGTTGGAGGCGTTCGCCAGTTTCCACGGCCCGGATTTCTATCGCCTGCCGCGCAATACGGATCGGGTCGTGCTCGAACGCGCGCCATGGACCGTGCCAGACGAATACCCGCTGGCCGGTTCCACCTGCAAACCGATGCGGGCAGGCGAATCAGTCGCCTGGTCAGTGGTGGGAACGACGCCACGCTGA
- a CDS encoding tautomerase family protein yields the protein MPLVRIALRRGKSPAQLAALRNGIYQAMRETFNVPEDDRFILVNQHDADEFDYDPNYLGIARSDDLVIVQITCNQGRTVEQKQALYRSIAEKFSADPGLRPEDVFINLLEVAKENWSFGNGIAQYA from the coding sequence ATGCCCCTCGTCCGTATCGCCCTGCGTCGTGGCAAGTCGCCCGCACAGCTAGCCGCCCTGCGCAATGGCATCTACCAGGCCATGCGCGAGACCTTCAACGTGCCGGAAGACGACCGCTTCATCCTGGTCAACCAGCACGACGCGGACGAATTCGACTACGACCCGAACTACCTTGGCATCGCCCGCAGCGACGACTTGGTGATCGTGCAGATCACCTGCAACCAGGGACGCACGGTGGAGCAGAAGCAGGCGCTGTACCGAAGCATCGCGGAGAAATTTTCCGCCGACCCGGGCCTGCGCCCGGAAGACGTCTTCATCAACCTGCTCGAGGTGGCGAAGGAGAACTGGTCGTTCGGCAACGGGATCGCGCAGTACGCGTAA
- a CDS encoding glutamate--cysteine ligase, with amino-acid sequence MSIPSAVKSIPIAGRQQLADYLAAGEKPREAWRIGTEHEKFGFRTDDLRPPTFEGDRGIKVLLETLATRYGWDVAREGENPVALSRNGASITLEPAGQLELSGAMLETIHQTCCEVNSHLKDVRSVADELGLGFLGMGFQPKWRRDEMPWMPKGRYKIMREYMPKVGSLGLDMMTRTCTVQVNLDFSSEADMIKKFRTSLALQPIATALFADSPFTEGRPNGYLSYRSHIWTDTDKDRTGMLDFVFADGFGYERYVDYILDVPMYFSLQNGQYLDLAGQDFKQFMTGELAALPGTHATMKDFADHLTTAFPEVRLKQYLEMRGADGGPWNRLCALPAFWVGLLYDQEALDAAWDLIRDFSPAERHALRDGVPKHALKLPFRGGTVRDLAEEALKIAAHGLKRRARLNKNGADESIFLEPLIEIVQANQTPAERKLELFHGAWNGIVDPVFREFAY; translated from the coding sequence GTGTCCATACCCAGCGCCGTGAAGAGCATCCCGATTGCGGGTCGCCAGCAGCTTGCGGATTACCTTGCGGCGGGCGAGAAGCCGCGCGAAGCCTGGCGCATCGGCACCGAGCACGAGAAGTTCGGTTTCCGCACCGACGACCTGCGCCCGCCCACCTTCGAGGGCGATCGCGGCATCAAGGTCCTGCTGGAGACGCTGGCCACCCGTTACGGCTGGGACGTGGCGCGCGAGGGCGAGAACCCGGTCGCGTTGTCGCGCAACGGCGCCTCGATCACGCTGGAGCCGGCCGGCCAGCTGGAACTCTCCGGCGCGATGCTGGAGACGATCCACCAGACCTGTTGCGAGGTGAACTCGCATCTGAAGGACGTGCGCTCGGTCGCCGACGAACTCGGCCTCGGCTTCCTCGGCATGGGCTTCCAGCCGAAGTGGCGCCGCGACGAGATGCCGTGGATGCCCAAGGGCCGCTACAAGATCATGCGCGAATACATGCCCAAGGTCGGCTCGCTGGGCCTGGACATGATGACGCGCACCTGCACGGTGCAGGTGAACCTGGACTTCTCGTCCGAAGCGGACATGATCAAGAAGTTCCGCACCAGCCTGGCGCTGCAGCCGATCGCCACCGCGCTGTTCGCCGACTCGCCGTTCACCGAAGGACGTCCAAACGGCTATCTGTCGTATCGCTCGCACATCTGGACCGATACCGACAAGGATCGCACCGGCATGCTCGACTTCGTCTTCGCCGACGGCTTCGGTTACGAACGCTACGTCGACTACATCCTCGACGTGCCGATGTACTTCAGCCTGCAGAACGGCCAGTACCTCGACCTCGCCGGCCAGGATTTCAAGCAGTTCATGACCGGCGAACTGGCCGCCCTGCCCGGCACGCACGCCACCATGAAGGACTTCGCCGACCACCTCACCACGGCCTTCCCGGAAGTGCGCCTGAAGCAGTACCTGGAAATGCGCGGCGCCGACGGCGGCCCGTGGAATCGCCTGTGCGCCTTGCCCGCGTTCTGGGTCGGCCTGCTGTACGACCAGGAAGCGCTGGACGCCGCCTGGGACCTGATCAGGGACTTCTCCCCGGCAGAGCGCCACGCCCTGCGCGACGGCGTACCGAAGCACGCGCTGAAGCTGCCATTCCGCGGCGGCACGGTGCGCGACCTGGCCGAGGAAGCGCTGAAGATCGCCGCCCACGGCCTCAAGCGCCGCGCCCGCTTGAACAAGAACGGTGCCGACGAAAGCATCTTCCTCGAACCGCTGATCGAAATCGTGCAGGCCAACCAGACCCCGGCCGAACGCAAGCTGGAACTGTTCCACGGCGCGTGGAACGGCATCGTCGACCCGGTGTTCCGCGAGTTCGCCTACTGA
- a CDS encoding acyltransferase, with product MAAKRIFVINPPRFSPSGEHANNFDGLRLVASLMVLASHQFVLLGLHEATLAEGMTLGSIAVAMFFTMSGYLVTESWYHDPHIMRFAMRRFLRIWPALIVATLVIVVAAAALTTLPLHDYFGRETRRFITFNAQLRAYYTLPGVFATAPANAILSAVNGSWWTIPLEAKCYAYVAVLGAIGLRRRIFSLLALLVVAVMYAKTLPGHARDNSFDNLCYFYTAFFFGGVCARQFVVEISRRRLAVAAALATCLLAAALLQHARLAQWAVLVPFTLWFGQQSTPGLRSAACFGDLSYGAYLYAYFVQQLSVHLWPVAPSYPATAAMAAVVTLMMAWCSWHAVEAPALALKRRLRAWFPDFAH from the coding sequence ATGGCGGCGAAAAGGATCTTCGTGATCAACCCTCCTCGTTTTTCGCCCTCCGGCGAACATGCCAACAATTTCGACGGGCTGCGGCTGGTCGCCTCGCTGATGGTGCTGGCCTCGCACCAGTTCGTGCTGCTTGGCCTGCATGAGGCCACCCTGGCCGAGGGCATGACGCTCGGCTCGATCGCGGTCGCGATGTTCTTCACCATGAGCGGCTACCTGGTCACCGAGAGCTGGTACCACGACCCGCACATCATGCGTTTCGCCATGCGCCGGTTCCTGCGCATCTGGCCTGCGCTGATCGTCGCCACGCTGGTCATCGTGGTCGCCGCAGCCGCGCTCACCACCTTGCCGCTGCACGACTATTTCGGTCGCGAGACCCGCCGCTTCATCACCTTCAACGCCCAGTTGCGCGCCTACTACACGCTGCCGGGGGTATTCGCCACGGCGCCGGCCAACGCGATCCTGTCGGCGGTCAATGGCAGCTGGTGGACGATACCCCTGGAGGCGAAGTGCTATGCCTATGTCGCCGTGCTCGGCGCCATCGGCCTGCGCCGCAGGATCTTCAGCCTGCTCGCGCTGCTCGTGGTCGCGGTGATGTACGCCAAGACGCTGCCCGGGCACGCCCGTGACAACAGCTTCGACAACCTCTGCTACTTCTACACCGCGTTCTTCTTCGGCGGCGTCTGCGCGCGCCAGTTCGTCGTCGAGATCAGCCGGCGGCGCCTGGCCGTGGCGGCCGCCCTGGCAACCTGCCTGCTGGCCGCTGCCCTGCTGCAGCACGCACGACTGGCGCAATGGGCCGTGCTGGTGCCGTTCACCCTGTGGTTCGGACAGCAAAGCACGCCGGGACTGCGTTCGGCGGCCTGCTTCGGCGACCTGTCCTACGGCGCCTATCTGTACGCCTACTTCGTGCAGCAGCTCAGCGTGCACCTTTGGCCGGTGGCGCCTTCATACCCGGCCACGGCAGCCATGGCCGCCGTCGTCACCCTGATGATGGCATGGTGCTCGTGGCATGCGGTGGAGGCCCCGGCGCTGGCGCTGAAACGGCGACTTCGCGCCTGGTTTCCCGACTTCGCCCACTGA
- the rho gene encoding transcription termination factor Rho — protein MSDTDNKIPNDAKSVDTRPVVEGKPEPRARAPRRSAAAIAAANAEKAAGGEKAAAPAPAPAPVPSPAPAPAPAPAQASLPMTTTEPAAPRAAQEPRDNAGQQNGQQNAPSSNPNQAANQGGPNPAPAPGANPNPNGGQNNGAREGRGRRRRNERGDRGERSNQQQGRPQNHPRPNPNGLPVDDDNADPGSDSRLINLTELKRMRAPQLLEFAESLGVHEGVARARKQDVIFNVLKAHARSGGGIWAEGVLEILQDGFGFLRSADESYLAGPDDIYVSPSQIRRFNLRTGDYITGRVRHPKEGERYFAMLRVDDINGDPPEASKNKMLFENLTPLFPRKAFKLERGNGSSEDITGRILDLIAPIGKGQRGLIVSQPKSGKTMMLQNIAQAIQYNHPESHLIMLLIDERPEEVTEIARTVRAEVISSTFDEPAVRHVQVAEMVIERAKRLVEHKKDVIILLDSITRLARAYNTVIPSSGKVLTGGVDANALQRPKRFFGAARNVEEGGSLTIIATALTETGSKMDEVIYEEFKGTGNMEVHLSRRISEKRVYPAIDINRSGTRREDLLIEPDMLAKIWILRKLLHPMDELSAMEFMLDKMKNTKSNDEFFNSMKR, from the coding sequence GTGTCCGATACCGATAACAAAATTCCGAACGACGCCAAAAGTGTCGACACCAGGCCCGTGGTCGAGGGCAAGCCCGAGCCGCGCGCCCGCGCGCCCCGACGCAGCGCAGCGGCGATTGCCGCGGCGAACGCCGAGAAGGCTGCCGGCGGCGAAAAGGCCGCAGCGCCAGCGCCTGCTCCGGCGCCTGTTCCATCACCTGCACCAGCACCCGCACCCGCACCTGCCCAGGCGAGCCTGCCGATGACCACGACCGAGCCTGCCGCGCCGCGCGCAGCGCAGGAACCGCGCGACAACGCCGGCCAGCAGAACGGCCAGCAGAATGCGCCATCGTCGAACCCGAACCAGGCCGCGAACCAGGGCGGACCGAACCCGGCGCCGGCGCCCGGCGCCAACCCGAATCCGAATGGTGGCCAGAACAATGGCGCCCGCGAAGGTCGTGGCCGCCGCCGGCGCAACGAACGCGGTGACCGCGGCGAGCGCAGCAACCAGCAACAGGGCCGCCCGCAGAACCATCCGCGCCCGAACCCGAACGGCCTGCCGGTGGATGACGACAACGCCGATCCGGGCAGCGACAGCCGCCTGATCAACCTCACCGAACTCAAGCGCATGCGCGCGCCGCAGCTGCTGGAGTTCGCCGAGTCGCTGGGCGTGCACGAAGGCGTCGCCCGCGCCCGCAAGCAGGACGTGATCTTCAACGTGCTCAAGGCGCATGCCCGTTCCGGCGGCGGCATCTGGGCCGAAGGCGTGCTGGAAATCCTGCAGGACGGCTTCGGCTTCCTGCGCTCGGCCGACGAGTCGTACCTGGCCGGCCCCGACGACATCTACGTCTCGCCCAGCCAGATCCGCCGCTTCAACCTGCGCACCGGCGACTACATCACCGGTCGCGTGCGCCACCCGAAGGAAGGCGAACGCTACTTCGCCATGCTGCGCGTCGACGATATCAACGGTGATCCGCCGGAAGCGTCGAAGAACAAGATGCTGTTCGAGAACCTCACCCCGCTGTTCCCGCGCAAGGCGTTCAAGCTGGAGCGCGGCAACGGATCGAGCGAGGACATCACCGGCCGCATCCTCGACCTGATCGCACCGATCGGCAAGGGCCAGCGCGGCCTGATCGTCTCCCAGCCGAAATCCGGCAAGACGATGATGCTGCAGAACATCGCCCAGGCGATCCAGTACAACCATCCCGAATCGCACCTGATCATGCTGCTGATCGACGAGCGTCCGGAGGAAGTCACCGAGATCGCCCGCACCGTGCGCGCCGAGGTCATCAGCTCCACCTTCGACGAGCCGGCCGTGCGCCACGTGCAGGTCGCCGAAATGGTGATCGAGCGGGCCAAGCGCCTGGTCGAGCACAAGAAGGACGTGATCATCCTGCTCGACTCGATCACCCGCCTGGCGCGTGCCTACAACACCGTGATCCCCAGCTCCGGCAAGGTGCTCACCGGCGGCGTGGACGCGAACGCGCTGCAGCGCCCGAAGCGCTTCTTCGGCGCCGCCCGCAACGTCGAGGAAGGCGGCAGCCTGACCATCATCGCCACCGCGCTGACCGAAACCGGCAGCAAGATGGACGAGGTGATCTACGAGGAGTTCAAGGGCACCGGCAACATGGAAGTGCACCTGTCCCGCCGCATCTCCGAGAAGCGCGTCTACCCGGCGATCGACATCAACCGCTCCGGCACCCGCCGCGAGGACCTGCTGATCGAACCGGACATGCTGGCCAAGATCTGGATCCTGCGCAAACTGCTGCACCCGATGGACGAGTTGAGCGCGATGGAATTCATGCTCGACAAGATGAAGAACACCAAGTCCAACGACGAGTTCTTCAATTCCATGAAGCGCTGA
- the trxA gene encoding thioredoxin TrxA, with translation MSDLITHVNDDAFEEQVLKSETPVLLDFWAEWCGPCKAIAPMLDELASQYEGKLRIVKVNIDQNQQTPRTYGVRGIPTLMVFKNGKVEATQIGAVSKGQLTQMIDKAI, from the coding sequence GTGAGCGACCTGATTACCCATGTGAACGACGACGCCTTCGAAGAGCAGGTGCTCAAGTCCGAAACCCCCGTGCTGCTGGATTTCTGGGCGGAATGGTGCGGCCCGTGCAAGGCCATCGCGCCGATGCTGGACGAGCTGGCCAGCCAGTACGAAGGCAAGCTGCGCATCGTCAAGGTCAACATCGACCAGAACCAGCAGACCCCGCGCACCTACGGCGTGCGCGGCATCCCGACCCTGATGGTGTTCAAGAACGGCAAGGTCGAGGCGACCCAGATCGGCGCCGTCAGCAAGGGTCAGCTGACCCAGATGATCGACAAGGCCATCTGA
- a CDS encoding DEAD/DEAH box helicase codes for MSQTVLTETFFTNFDLHPLLQQGLDDSGFTRCTPIQEMTLPLALAGRDVAGQAQTGTGKTCAFLVALMNRLLTTPAVADRKDSDPRALIIAPTRELAIQIDKDARNIGQHTGLKTALIYGGVDYDKQRQQLKDGCDIIIATPGRMLDYHKQGVFNLNSVEVMVIDEADRMFDLGFIKDVRFIFRKLPPREQRQVLLFSATLSHRVLELAYEHMHEAEKLVVESDNVTADKVRQVVYFPAKEEKMPLLLNLIDRHQPARSIIFVNTKAAAERITERVKRHGCRVGAISGDVPQLKRQKLLQRFQEGQLDILVATDVAARGLHIPAVSHVFNYDLPHDAEDYVHRIGRTARLGAEGDAISFACDLYAMSLPDIETYIGQSIPVASMDPDLLVMPKPRAVDAEFAANAAADSAEFGDVVPPRPGEKPRRGSDSSRGGERGRGPRSGGASRPPRERKPATETAIASEQPVAVAVHRTEAVAGADGSVTAEGARKPRRRRGGRNRRREGAPADGVAANGQTGAVAEGNRAPRGERRPPRERNVTQPTESPAHSRPSRQVAVTSGKAVEQVHPQKPGLFRRLTKLFTGR; via the coding sequence ATGTCCCAAACCGTACTCACCGAAACCTTCTTCACCAACTTCGATCTTCATCCGCTGCTGCAGCAGGGCCTGGACGACAGCGGCTTCACCCGCTGCACGCCGATCCAGGAAATGACCCTGCCGCTGGCGCTGGCCGGTCGCGACGTCGCCGGCCAGGCGCAGACCGGCACCGGCAAGACCTGCGCCTTCCTGGTCGCACTGATGAACCGCCTGCTGACCACGCCCGCCGTGGCCGACCGCAAGGACAGCGACCCGCGTGCGCTGATCATCGCGCCGACCCGCGAACTGGCGATCCAGATCGACAAGGATGCGCGCAACATCGGCCAGCACACCGGCCTGAAGACCGCACTGATCTACGGCGGCGTCGACTACGACAAGCAGCGCCAGCAGCTGAAGGACGGTTGCGACATCATCATCGCCACCCCGGGCCGCATGCTCGACTACCACAAGCAGGGCGTGTTCAACCTCAACAGCGTCGAGGTGATGGTGATCGACGAGGCGGACCGCATGTTCGACCTCGGCTTCATCAAGGACGTGCGCTTCATCTTCCGCAAGCTGCCGCCGCGCGAGCAGCGCCAGGTGCTGCTGTTCTCCGCCACCTTGAGCCATCGCGTGCTGGAACTGGCCTACGAGCACATGCACGAGGCCGAAAAGCTGGTGGTGGAAAGCGACAACGTCACCGCCGACAAGGTGCGCCAGGTCGTCTACTTCCCGGCCAAGGAAGAAAAGATGCCGCTGCTGCTGAACCTGATCGACAGGCACCAGCCCGCCCGCAGCATCATCTTCGTCAACACCAAGGCGGCCGCCGAACGGATCACCGAGCGCGTGAAGCGCCACGGCTGCCGCGTCGGCGCGATCTCCGGCGACGTGCCGCAGCTGAAGCGGCAGAAGCTGCTGCAGCGTTTCCAGGAAGGCCAGCTGGACATCCTGGTCGCCACCGACGTGGCCGCCCGCGGCCTGCACATCCCGGCGGTCAGCCACGTGTTCAACTACGACCTGCCGCACGACGCCGAGGATTACGTGCACCGCATCGGCCGCACCGCCCGGCTCGGTGCCGAGGGCGATGCGATCAGCTTTGCCTGCGACCTGTACGCGATGTCGCTGCCAGATATCGAGACGTATATCGGGCAGAGCATTCCCGTCGCATCGATGGACCCCGACCTGCTGGTGATGCCGAAGCCGCGCGCGGTCGATGCCGAGTTTGCCGCGAATGCCGCTGCCGACAGCGCCGAGTTCGGCGACGTGGTGCCGCCGCGTCCGGGCGAGAAGCCCCGTCGCGGCAGTGATTCCAGCCGTGGTGGCGAGCGTGGCCGCGGTCCCCGCAGCGGCGGCGCGTCGCGGCCGCCGCGCGAGCGCAAGCCCGCCACCGAGACGGCTATCGCCAGCGAGCAGCCGGTGGCCGTGGCCGTGCACAGGACCGAGGCGGTCGCCGGTGCCGACGGCAGCGTCACCGCCGAAGGCGCGCGCAAGCCGCGCCGTCGGCGTGGCGGCCGCAATCGTCGCCGTGAAGGTGCGCCGGCCGACGGCGTGGCCGCGAACGGCCAGACCGGCGCCGTCGCCGAGGGCAATCGCGCCCCGCGTGGCGAGCGTCGCCCGCCGCGCGAGCGCAACGTCACCCAGCCCACCGAGAGCCCCGCGCACAGCCGGCCCTCGCGTCAGGTGGCGGTGACCTCGGGCAAGGCCGTCGAACAGGTCCATCCGCAGAAGCCGGGCCTGTTCCGCCGCCTGACGAAATTGTTCACCGGCCGCTGA
- the ftsE gene encoding cell division ATP-binding protein FtsE, producing the protein MIQFDQVSKRYEGGHEALSQLSFEVPTGEMAFVTGHSGAGKSTLLKLLGLIERPSHGTISVDGKSLAKIRHSGIPKWRRHLGMVFQDHRLLLDRSVFANVELPLVIGGIARPERARRVRAALEKVGLLAYERQLPATLSTGEQQRVGIARAIVARPSLLIADEPTGNLDPQLAVEIMGLFDEFQQVGTTVLIASHDLPLIKRMKKRVIVLDHGRLVADLAAQEVL; encoded by the coding sequence GTGATCCAATTCGACCAGGTCAGCAAACGCTACGAGGGCGGCCACGAGGCGCTCTCGCAGTTGTCGTTCGAGGTGCCCACGGGCGAGATGGCCTTTGTCACCGGACATTCCGGTGCCGGCAAGAGCACCTTGCTGAAACTGCTGGGGCTGATCGAACGGCCATCGCACGGCACGATCAGCGTGGACGGCAAGAGCCTGGCGAAGATCCGCCACAGCGGCATACCGAAGTGGCGCCGGCACCTGGGCATGGTGTTCCAGGATCATCGCCTGCTGCTCGATCGCAGCGTGTTCGCCAACGTCGAGCTGCCGCTGGTGATCGGCGGCATCGCCCGGCCCGAGCGTGCGCGACGGGTGCGCGCGGCGCTGGAGAAAGTCGGCCTGCTCGCCTACGAACGGCAGCTGCCGGCCACGCTGTCCACCGGCGAGCAGCAGCGCGTCGGCATCGCCCGCGCCATCGTGGCGCGACCCAGCCTGCTGATCGCCGACGAACCCACCGGCAACCTCGATCCGCAACTGGCGGTGGAAATCATGGGCCTGTTCGACGAATTCCAGCAGGTCGGCACCACCGTGCTGATCGCCAGCCACGACCTGCCGCTGATCAAGCGCATGAAGAAGCGGGTGATCGTGCTGGACCATGGCCGGCTGGTCGCGGACCTGGCGGCGCAGGAGGTGTTGTGA
- the ftsX gene encoding permease-like cell division protein FtsX: MSESSESVRVAADAPQRNGHSRGSRFGSWQEHHRWSAGSSLRRLASRPLGSLLTIAVMGLALALPLAFYLLLGNVQQLGQALGQSQSISVFLQPGQGASQAQLLAKQIGDRPELAAVSVKTPQQGMDELAKMQGFSGALQTLDDNPLPYVLQLQPRDGTTAQALEQLVVDVRGMRGVELVQDSGTWRQRLDALLGVGNRVVLVLASLLALAALLVVGNTVRVDIASRSEEIGVLLLVGASGAFIRRPYLYAGIWYGLFSGVLAACVAVLIEWTLAAPVAQLSHAYDGKLQVGGLPAWLLLAAPLVAAALGWLGARLVSAWQLRKAG; the protein is encoded by the coding sequence GTGAGCGAGTCTTCCGAATCCGTGCGGGTGGCGGCGGATGCGCCGCAGCGCAACGGCCACAGCCGCGGCAGCCGTTTCGGCAGCTGGCAAGAACACCATCGCTGGAGTGCCGGCTCCAGCCTGCGCCGATTGGCATCGCGTCCGCTCGGCAGCCTGCTGACGATCGCCGTGATGGGGCTGGCGCTGGCCTTGCCGCTGGCGTTCTACCTGCTGCTGGGCAACGTGCAGCAGCTCGGCCAGGCGCTGGGCCAGAGCCAGTCGATCAGCGTGTTCCTGCAGCCGGGGCAGGGCGCCTCGCAGGCACAGCTGCTGGCGAAACAGATCGGCGACCGGCCCGAGCTGGCCGCGGTCAGCGTGAAGACGCCGCAGCAGGGCATGGACGAACTGGCGAAGATGCAGGGTTTCTCCGGCGCGCTGCAGACGCTGGACGACAACCCGCTGCCCTACGTGCTGCAACTGCAGCCGCGCGACGGCACCACGGCGCAGGCGCTGGAACAACTGGTGGTCGACGTGCGCGGCATGCGCGGCGTCGAACTGGTGCAGGACAGCGGAACCTGGCGCCAGCGCCTGGACGCGCTGCTCGGCGTGGGCAATCGCGTGGTGCTGGTGCTGGCCTCGCTGCTGGCCCTGGCCGCCCTGCTGGTGGTGGGCAACACGGTGCGGGTGGACATCGCCAGTCGCAGCGAGGAGATCGGCGTGCTGCTGCTGGTCGGCGCCAGCGGTGCCTTCATCCGGCGGCCGTATCTGTATGCGGGAATCTGGTACGGCCTGTTCAGCGGCGTGCTGGCCGCCTGCGTGGCGGTGCTGATCGAATGGACGCTGGCCGCGCCGGTGGCCCAATTGAGCCACGCTTATGACGGCAAGCTGCAGGTCGGCGGCCTGCCGGCGTGGTTGCTGCTGGCGGCGCCACTGGTTGCCGCGGCGCTGGGCTGGCTCGGCGCGCGCCTGGTCAGTGCCTGGCAATTGCGCAAGGCGGGCTAG